One Brassica oleracea var. oleracea cultivar TO1000 chromosome C7, BOL, whole genome shotgun sequence genomic window carries:
- the LOC106306441 gene encoding uncharacterized protein LOC106306441 isoform X1, translating to MITTYTSILFQTQISPVVSSSSGTTITVRATNPSGSVISFMLLRRLRFCSPELRDLLSKPNRNIGEICGDYEEVTRSSMVVAQGLTSVVIKLQRLNRAPGTLLVFQ from the exons ATGATAACAACGTACACGTCCATCCTCTTCCAAACTCAGATCTCGCCGGTCGTTTCGTCTAGCAGTGGCACCACCATCACCGTCAGAGCCACCAATCCCTCCGGATCTGTCATCTCCTTTATGCTTCT TCGGCGGCTTCGTTTCTGCTCCCCAGAACTTCGTGATTTGTTATCCAAGCCAAAT CGGAACATCGGAGAAATCTGTGGAGATTATGAAGAAGTTACTCGGAGCAGTATGGTCGTCGCTCAGGGACTTACTTCTGTCGTCATCAAG CTGCAGAGGTTAAACAGGGCTCCTGGAACTCTCCTTGTGTTCCAATGA
- the LOC106306441 gene encoding uncharacterized protein LOC106306441 isoform X2, whose translation MITTYTSILFQTQISPVVSSSSGTTITVRATNPSGSVISFMLLRRLRFCSPELRDLLSKPNRNIGEICGDYEEVTRSSMVVAQGLTSVVIKRLNRAPGTLLVFQ comes from the exons ATGATAACAACGTACACGTCCATCCTCTTCCAAACTCAGATCTCGCCGGTCGTTTCGTCTAGCAGTGGCACCACCATCACCGTCAGAGCCACCAATCCCTCCGGATCTGTCATCTCCTTTATGCTTCT TCGGCGGCTTCGTTTCTGCTCCCCAGAACTTCGTGATTTGTTATCCAAGCCAAAT CGGAACATCGGAGAAATCTGTGGAGATTATGAAGAAGTTACTCGGAGCAGTATGGTCGTCGCTCAGGGACTTACTTCTGTCGTCATCAAG AGGTTAAACAGGGCTCCTGGAACTCTCCTTGTGTTCCAATGA